The nucleotide sequence AATATTACTATACCGGTGACAGAGGAGAGTATTGGGCGATCAAGCGGTCCTTCCCCACACCCGGTATTTGATCAATTTGAATATCTTAAAGGAAATGGGAAAAAATATGATCTCTATATCGATCAATTGAAAGATTTTGCGAAATCAGATTATGCAACAGAAAAAATAAAAGCAATTTATCTATATGTTGCAAAAAAAACTGTTGCCTCTGATCTCGAGAACTTGAGGTTAAAAGACAAAACATTCCTCGTTTTTCAGGTTGAAATCTCGGGTAGCCCACAATCTAAAGCATGGGAAGATGAGATGGTTTTTAACGCATGGCACCAATATTATCTCGATATTAAGAAAAAACGTGCTGAAGAGAAAAAATTGGCTGAAAGAAAACTGGCGGGTGAAGCAAATTTGTCTTCAGATGAAAAGAGACATTTAAAAGAACTGATAGAACTCAAAGATGTGATATCATTGGACTATATTACAGGCGGTGATCTTCAATCTGTTGCTTGTTTCCACCCAAAAAAAATTTCAAACGCTTCGGCAAATTCAAAACTTGTATCTGATAATGATAAGATAAATTATACATTCCGTGGCAAGTTTGAAGATTCATCACAAGCTGTATCGATTGGATATGAGACATCGCAAAAAGCTCACCAGTTTCTGCGGTATCTTATCAATGATCGAGGGTACTACTGTGGAGAGCAGGTGATTTTATCTTTTACGATTGGTACGATCAGTAAATTATTGCAACCACCGCTTGACGAGGAAAGTATTTGGGCTCTTTTCCAGGGAGACATAAAAAGAACAGATGGTGATCTCAAAATAAATCTGCGTGCAGATTCTGGATTTGATTATGCCGAAGCTTTGCGGAAGTCTCTCGATGGTTTTAAATACAAAGATTCATTACAACAACATGCTAAAACGGCTGTAATAGCGTTGGATGCGGCAACACAAGGCCGTCTTTCCATAACTTTTTATCGTGAATTAGATCGAACCGAGTATCTCGAAAAAATAGCAGATTGGCATGAGGGCTGCAAATGGAATCAACAGTTTTGGGATAATGAAAACAAAAAATATGTTCCTTACACGGGAGCGCCGTCAGTGGATAAAATAATTGAGGCAGCCTATGGAAAGCCCCGCGGAGGGAGTGATGAGAGTTATACGAAAATAAAAAAAGCAGCCAGAGAGCGGTTGCTCCGTTGTATTTTTGATGGAGCCATCCTACCGAGGGATTATGTGGTGTCGGCTGTTCGGAGGGCTTCTAATCCTTTAAGCATCACAAAGAATAATAAATTTGATCGAAAAAGTTTCGGAGAAATTATATCAACAGCGTGTGCATTGGTGCGTAAAGATTATAAACAATACAAAAAGGAGGAATTAAAATTGAGTATTGAATTAAATCGAACAGACCGCAATTATCTTTATGGCAGACTGCTTGGCGCGGCGGATAAACTGGAGGAGTTTGCGCTTTATAAACAGGAAAATGATCGAGTGGTTACTGCCGCAATCAGACATATGCAAGCATTTGTCCAGCGCCCATACAGAACCTGGCAAACGATACATGGTTGCTTGAATCCGTATATTCAGAAAGTTAAGGGGAGTTTTGCATTCAATGAAATTCAATTTGTAACACAACTATTTGAAAATGGTGAATTCGAAAAAGATAAACCCTTAAGTGGATTATATTTGCTCGGGTATTACCATGAGCGTGATTACATTGATCAATTAGCTAGGACCGCTGGTGACAAAAAGAAATCCATAAATAAGTAAAAGGAGAATGACAATGACGGACAGTAAAGCGCTTAAAAACAAAATCGATTTTGCAGTGATTATTTCAGTAAAACGGGCTAATCCGAACGGAGATCCTTTAAACGGGAACCGTCCGCGTCAAACATATGATGGTTTCGGTGAAATTTCCGATGTATGTCTTAAACGAAAGATGCGTAATCGTCTACAAGATATGGGTGAATCAATTTTTGTACAGTCCGATGACAATCGTGCTGATGATTTCCGTTCACTTAATGACCGATTCAAGAATGCGAAAGAAAAGTGGGATAAAGAATTTAAGGAAAAAAATAGAAAGTCTGATAAAATACGAGACAATGCTTCTGAAGAATGGTTTGACGTGAGAGCTTTTGGACAAGTTTTTGCTTTTAAAGCAAAGAAAGGCAAAGATGGGGACGATACAGAAGATAATTCAGATGCTGTGTCTATAGGAATTCGCGGTCCAGTAACAATCCAGAGCGCGTTCAGCATCGAGCCGATAACGCCGGATAGTCTACAAATAACAAAGAGTGTCAATCTGGAAACTGAAAATAACCCGGATAAAAAATCTTCAGACACGATGGGTATGAAACACAGGGTTGATAAAGGTGTTTATGTGACTTTTGGTGCAATTAACACACAACTTGCCAGCAAGACAGACTTTTCTGATGCTGATGCGGAAAAAATCAAAGCGGCTTTGAAAACTCTGTTTGTAAATGATGCGTCTTCCGCTCGTCCAGAAGGCAGCATGGAGGTAGTTGAGGTAATCTGGTGGAAACATAATAACAAAAATGGACAGTATTCATCGGCAAAGGTCCATCGTTCCTTGGAGGTTAAACTGAAAGATGAGCAAAAAGAACCTGAAAGTATAAGTGATTATGATATAATTCTCAATCCATTGGATGGATTAAATCCTGAAATAATTCCTGGCCAATAATGATTAAATTGTTTGATTTTATTAGAAAAAAAGAATTATATTATTAAATGCAAGGAAAAGGAGACGCCTATGACACAAACTGCACAAAAAATACTTGAGGAGATCAAATTACTTTCTCCAATTGAACGGGTTGAATTAATAGACAAAATATATAAAACCTTCGATCCGGAAACCGATCTTGAAGTAGAAAAAGCCTGGGTCGAAGAATCTGAACGTCGCCTTGCCGACTACAAGAGCGGTAAATCTACCGTTATATCTGAAGATGAAGTATTTTATCGCATCGAAAAAGACGGTAAAAAATGAAGATTTTTTTTCTGGAAGAATCTTTGGATGAATTCGCCGGGGCTGTAGAATACTATAACTCCGAACGTCCCGGTCTTGGGTTCGAATTCGCCGCCGAGGTGAGGAATGCTTTGAACAGGATAAAAAAATATCCAGATTCATGGCCTGCTGTCACGGAAAATATCATGAAATGCATTATAAATCGTTTTCCTTTCGCTGTTCTTTATCACAGGGAAGATGATCGCATCGTTATTTTGGCATTAATGCATATGAAGAGAAAGCCCGGATACTGGAAAAAGCGGACTGAATAATGTACACCGACGATGACTTCATCCAACTCTCTTCATTGCAGCATTACATGTTCTGCCCTCGGCAATGCGGGCTGATACATGTGCATGGCCTATGGGAAGAGAACAGGTTCACCGCCAGGGGGAGGGTGCTCCATGAACGGGTCGATTCTGGAGAGGAGGAGACTCGTGGTTCGGATCATGTCGTCCGCAGCCTGAATATCTACAGCAGGGAATACGGGCTTTCCGGCAGGGCCGATGTGGTTGAATTCAAGGATGAACAGGGCGTCATGAGGCCTTTCCCGGTTGAATATAAATCGGGAAAACCGAAAACGGATGAGAGGGACCTGGTGCAGCTCTGCGCCCAGGCTATCTGTCTTGAGGAGATGACAGGAGTCCATATCCCTGAAGGAGCGTTGTTTTATGGAAAAACACGGCACAGGGTCAAGGCCTTGATGACTGAAGAATTAAGAAAGATAACCATCGATGCCATAGGCGCTGTTCATGATATGATAAGATGTCGATCAGTCCCAGCCGGTGAATATCAAAAAAAATGCGATACTTGCTCGCTCAATGACGAATGTATGCCGAAACTCGGTGAGCGAAAAATAAAGCGTTTTATTGAAGGATTGTTCATAACCGATGAAGCGTCATCTTAACACATTGTATATTTCATCACCGGACGCATTTATACGTAAAGAGGGTGAAACATTTGTCGTCGAATTGGACGGCAAGAAAGCGTTACAGGCGCCGGCTGCGACAATCGAGAATATCGTATGCTTCGGCTTTAAACCAGTCACACCGGCCCTCATGGCATTCTGCGCCGAGAATAATATCGGCATAAGCTATCTTTCAAGGACCGGACGGTTTCTGGCTCGCGTGTACGGTGAGCAAAAGGGCAATGTGCTTCTCAGGAAGGAGCAATACGCAATCTCTGATTCCAATGAGCGTTCCATGAAGATAGCGAAAAACATCGTCGCCGCTAAAATCGCCAACAGCCGAAACCTCCTCCAGCGTCATATACGAAACCATGGCGCTGAATCCGATTGTTCATCTATAGAGCAGTGTGTCAGAACACTGGCGTCGAATCTCTCTAAAGTCGAACATACCTCAAATCCAGATGAATTGCGGGGCTATGAGGGTGAATGCGCAGCCTTGTATTTCGGCTGTTTCAATTCCATGATAACATCACAAAAAGAAGACTTCGTGTTCAAGGGCAGATCAAAGAGGCCGCCCCTGGATAATGTCAACGCCCTGCTGTCCTTTGTATATATGATACTGGTGAACGATATCAGGTCAGCCCTTGAAACGACTGGCCTCGATCCTCAGGTGGGCTTTTTCCACAGAATACGTCCTGGACGGCCGAGTCTTGCCCTTGATATCATGGAGGAATACAGGGCGTACATAGCCGACAGGGTTGTTCTGAATCTTATCAACCTGAACCAGGTGTCAAGGGACGATTTCGAGAAAAAGGAAACGGGAGAAATAAGGCTAAGCGACAAGGCGCGGAAGGAAGCAATAATCGCATACCAGAAAAGGAAAGATGAAGTGATTACGCATCCCCTTCTTGAGGATAAAACAACCATCGGCCTTCTTCCGCATATCCAGGCAATGCTGCTGGCCCGTTATATCAGGGGAGATATCGGCGAATATCCTCCTTTCTACATCAAGTGAGGTGACGATAATGATGGTCCTCGTGTCATATGATGTTTCCACTATAGACGGTCTTGGGAGGAGGCGTCTTCGCCTTGTCGCGAAAGAATGCGTCAATCATGGCATAAGGGTTCAGAAATCGGTCTTTGAATGCAAGGTAGATCCAGCAAAATGGGAGCTTTTTAAAGCAAAGCTGTTGAAATTATATAATCCCGGCGAGGATAGCTTGAGATTTTACTTCCTGGGAAGCAACTGGAAGCGCCGTGTGGAGCATCACGGCATTAATGCCCCTGTGGAGCTGGATGAGCCATTAATCGTCTAGCGCTAACCGGATGCTATCTATATTATATTGGGTGGATAGCGGAAAACTTTCTACTATATTACAAATAATCATTTTAATGATCTTTGAAAACATTATGCCAAAAAGTTTTTGTTTAGCGGTTTTGGATTATTAACTGCTGGAATTATCAGCAGTTAGAATATATACAGTCGCGCCCCATGCGGGCGCGTGGATTGAAACTCGAGCCATTGCCAGACGTTCCCGGTCATATCATAGTCGCGCCCCATGCGGGCGCGTGGATTGAAACATCGAGATAACCAAGCTTGCCCAGGANNNNNNNNNNNNNNNNNNNNNNNNNNNNNNNNNNNNNNNNNNNNNNNNNNNNNNNNNNNNNNNNNNNNNNNNNNNNNNNNNNNNNNNNNNNNNNNNNNNNCAGTCGCGCCCCATGCGGGCGCGTGGATTGAAACTCGAGCCATTGCCAGACGTTCCCGGTCATATCATAGTCGCGCCCCATGCGGGCGCGTGGATTGAAACATCGAGATAACCAAGCTTGCCCAGGAGCGCCTCAGTCGCGCCCCATGCGGGCGCGTGGATTGAAACCTGAGAAACCTGTCACCAAAGTGAAGGTAGAGACGTCGCGCCCCATGCGGGCGCGTGGATTGAAACCAAGCGGGTTCCTATGTCACAATAGCAATTAAATTGTCGCGCCCCATGCGGGCGCGTGGATTGAAACAAGAAAACCTTGATATTACTGTTGGATTTGGAAAGTCGCGCCCCATGCGGGCGCGTGGATTGAAACCACGTCGGGGAGGTAGTCTTCGCCGTATAACTTACGTCGCGCCCCATGCGGGCGCGTGGATTGAAACTTTTCGCGGGCATTATAAAAGTATTGCCACAGCTGTCGCGCCCCATGCGGGCGCGTGGATTGAAACGCTATAAATCGCCGCAAGCCAATTCATGACATCCTGTCGCGCCCCATGCGGGCGCGTGGATTGAAACGAGTCAGGAACAGCGGGAACAATTAAAACCAAAGTCGCGCCCCATGCGGGCGCGTGGATTGAAACAGGGATATTGGAGATACTAAAAACCGCATTGTGATGGTCGCGCCCCATGCGGGCGCGTGGATTGAAACATGGTGCCTTTCGCCTGAATCTCCATTTCGCGAAGTCGCGCCCCATGCGGGCGCGTGGATTGAAACATATAATAATGCACTATACCACCACTATAATAATGTCGCGCCCCATGCGGGCGCGTGGATTGAAACAAAACTACTTAAACCGAAAAAGATAATCGCTAAGTCGCGCCCCATGCGGGCGCGTGGATTGAAACTTCGTAAAGGTATCGGGAGTAAAGATAGGAGAGAGTCGCGCCCCATGCGGGCGCGTGGATTGAAACAATATTTAAATTATTAGAGCAAATAACATTTATAGTCGCGCCCCATGCGGGCGCGTGGATTGAAACTTTTTCTTGACTTTCTTAAGATATAAAGATATATTGTCGCGCCCCATGCGGGCGCGTGGATTGAAACAAATGGTAAAATGGTATATATGTATGGTTGGACAGTCGCGCCCCATGCGGGCGCGTGGATTGAAACACTCGTGTAAAGTATCACTCTACCGATGTTATAAAAGTCGCGCCCCATGCGGGCGCGTGGATTGAAACCCGGAGTATAATATCCGCTCGTCGAGGTCCTTGTGTCGCGCCCCATGCGGGCGCGTGGATTGAAACTATAATCCTTGTATACTGACCCACCCGGATCAAGTCGCGCCCCATGCGGGCGCGTGGATTGAAACAATGATATCATTGACCCCTTTGTCACCATACCCGGTCGCGCCCCATGCGGGCGCGTGGATTGAAACAAAAACTCCCCGGTAAAGCTGATCTTGTTCGCCGTCGCGCCCCATGCGGGCGCGTGGATTGAAACACTATTAGGTGTGATTGCGAGACTCCTACCGAGAGTCGCGCCCCATGCGGGCGCGTGGATTGAAACCTTCAATGGTCGCACACTTAACCGTGCCTGGGGCCGCGTCGCGCCCCATGCGGGCGCGTGGATTGAAACACCCGTTACGCTGACCTTGTGGCGATATTCCAGGAGTCGCGCCCCATGCGGGCGCGTGGATTGAAACTCAGCCCGGACTGTGAAGAACCGTCCCTGGGACAGTCGCGCCCCATGCGGGCGCGTGGATTGAAACGACGATGAACGGGAAACCGTGAAGACTATTCAGTGTCGCGCCCCATGCGGGCGCGTGGATTGAAACGCGGGTCTTAAAGTCCGTGTCATCGGTAAGCGGAAGTCGCGCCCCATGCGGGCGCGTGGATTGAAACTACGTCAGGGTCACCAATCTGACAATCGACGCATGTCGCGCCCCATGCGGG is from Spirochaetota bacterium and encodes:
- a CDS encoding type I-C CRISPR-associated protein Cas8c/Csd1, whose amino-acid sequence is MGFWQNLVDSYEKNADALRIIYPLSTTSITNNGDMIGIIVIDGKGKLIRTDKIEKRSDKIKKNIGTHLVNITIPVTEESIGRSSGPSPHPVFDQFEYLKGNGKKYDLYIDQLKDFAKSDYATEKIKAIYLYVAKKTVASDLENLRLKDKTFLVFQVEISGSPQSKAWEDEMVFNAWHQYYLDIKKKRAEEKKLAERKLAGEANLSSDEKRHLKELIELKDVISLDYITGGDLQSVACFHPKKISNASANSKLVSDNDKINYTFRGKFEDSSQAVSIGYETSQKAHQFLRYLINDRGYYCGEQVILSFTIGTISKLLQPPLDEESIWALFQGDIKRTDGDLKINLRADSGFDYAEALRKSLDGFKYKDSLQQHAKTAVIALDAATQGRLSITFYRELDRTEYLEKIADWHEGCKWNQQFWDNENKKYVPYTGAPSVDKIIEAAYGKPRGGSDESYTKIKKAARERLLRCIFDGAILPRDYVVSAVRRASNPLSITKNNKFDRKSFGEIISTACALVRKDYKQYKKEELKLSIELNRTDRNYLYGRLLGAADKLEEFALYKQENDRVVTAAIRHMQAFVQRPYRTWQTIHGCLNPYIQKVKGSFAFNEIQFVTQLFENGEFEKDKPLSGLYLLGYYHERDYIDQLARTAGDKKKSINK
- the cas7c gene encoding type I-C CRISPR-associated protein Cas7/Csd2; amino-acid sequence: MTDSKALKNKIDFAVIISVKRANPNGDPLNGNRPRQTYDGFGEISDVCLKRKMRNRLQDMGESIFVQSDDNRADDFRSLNDRFKNAKEKWDKEFKEKNRKSDKIRDNASEEWFDVRAFGQVFAFKAKKGKDGDDTEDNSDAVSIGIRGPVTIQSAFSIEPITPDSLQITKSVNLETENNPDKKSSDTMGMKHRVDKGVYVTFGAINTQLASKTDFSDADAEKIKAALKTLFVNDASSARPEGSMEVVEVIWWKHNNKNGQYSSAKVHRSLEVKLKDEQKEPESISDYDIILNPLDGLNPEIIPGQ
- a CDS encoding addiction module protein, which codes for MTQTAQKILEEIKLLSPIERVELIDKIYKTFDPETDLEVEKAWVEESERRLADYKSGKSTVISEDEVFYRIEKDGKK
- a CDS encoding type II toxin-antitoxin system RelE/ParE family toxin, whose translation is MDEFAGAVEYYNSERPGLGFEFAAEVRNALNRIKKYPDSWPAVTENIMKCIINRFPFAVLYHREDDRIVILALMHMKRKPGYWKKRTE
- the cas4 gene encoding CRISPR-associated protein Cas4, which gives rise to MYTDDDFIQLSSLQHYMFCPRQCGLIHVHGLWEENRFTARGRVLHERVDSGEEETRGSDHVVRSLNIYSREYGLSGRADVVEFKDEQGVMRPFPVEYKSGKPKTDERDLVQLCAQAICLEEMTGVHIPEGALFYGKTRHRVKALMTEELRKITIDAIGAVHDMIRCRSVPAGEYQKKCDTCSLNDECMPKLGERKIKRFIEGLFITDEASS
- the cas1c gene encoding type I-C CRISPR-associated endonuclease Cas1 — protein: MKRHLNTLYISSPDAFIRKEGETFVVELDGKKALQAPAATIENIVCFGFKPVTPALMAFCAENNIGISYLSRTGRFLARVYGEQKGNVLLRKEQYAISDSNERSMKIAKNIVAAKIANSRNLLQRHIRNHGAESDCSSIEQCVRTLASNLSKVEHTSNPDELRGYEGECAALYFGCFNSMITSQKEDFVFKGRSKRPPLDNVNALLSFVYMILVNDIRSALETTGLDPQVGFFHRIRPGRPSLALDIMEEYRAYIADRVVLNLINLNQVSRDDFEKKETGEIRLSDKARKEAIIAYQKRKDEVITHPLLEDKTTIGLLPHIQAMLLARYIRGDIGEYPPFYIK
- the cas2 gene encoding CRISPR-associated endonuclease Cas2; amino-acid sequence: MMVLVSYDVSTIDGLGRRRLRLVAKECVNHGIRVQKSVFECKVDPAKWELFKAKLLKLYNPGEDSLRFYFLGSNWKRRVEHHGINAPVELDEPLIV